The nucleotide sequence CCAACTCAATATTCATGACCCATCTGCCTTGTATGAGACGTTTGCACCTCAAGAAGCCAAGCGGATTCTAGACAAATTAGAGATTCATTACACACCAAAACATGGCAGTTGGCTTAACATGGCAGAAATTGAACTCAGTGTTTTAGCCCGTCAGTGCTTGGATCGTCGCATCCCAGATCAAGATACGTTGAAACGGGAAATTGCTGCTTGGGAAGAACGCAGAAATGATCAATCTCGCACCATTGATTGGCAATTTACGACTGAAGATGCTCGCATCAAACTTAAGCGACTCTATCCCTCAATTCTTTCTTGACAAGCTACTAGAACATTACCCTCGAACGAAATCCCCAGGAGACCGACCATGAGTAAACCGACCTTCCTCTATGTCACCTACATTGCCACCACGATTGAACAAATCTGGGATGCAATCACCAGTGACTCCTTCACTCAGCAATATTTGGGCGAGGAGCAACTTCAGTCGGATTGGCAAACGGGGTCGCCTATTGAGCAAGTCAACTCAGAGGGTGAATTAGAACCTAAAGGGGAAGTGTTGCGATCGCACCCCCCGTACGAACTTTGCTACACCTTCCAGTTTTTCGATCACACTCAGCCATCCTGTGTTCGCTTCTTGCTAGAACCGTCTGGAACTCAAGTCAAACTCACCGTCGTTCATGGGTAATGTTCTAGGTTTGTTGTTTTCCTTACGAAGAACTGGTTAGATGGAGAAGTCAGTAGTTGCGGGAACTCAAGTTATGGTATTAGAACCAATTCACTGCCCTGTGTGTGATGGGATTGAGGTGATCAAACACGGCACAACACCAGACGGCAAACAGCGCTACTTTTGTCAAAACTCAGGATGCCATCGGCGCACCTTTATTTTGCAATACACCTATCAAGGGTATCTGCCTGAAGTCAAGCAACAAATCAGCGATATGGCAATGAATGGGAGTGGGATTCGAGACACTGCCCGTGTCCTTCACATTAGTCCAACGACGGTGATTGAGGAATTAAAAAAAAAGATCGTCAACTCAAAGCCGTGAATGAACTCAAACTGGCTGAGTTGGAACCCGCTCAAAGCATCGTAAAGCTTTGCCAGTGGGAAGATACAGAGGCAGAAGCCGATGAAATGTGGAGTTTTGTCCAGTCTAAAGCCCAGCAACGTTGGTTATGGCATGCAATTGACCATCACAGTGGAAAAATATTAGCTTATGTGTTGGCGACGCATCAAGATGAAGCATTCCTCCAACTCAAAGCGTTATTAGAACCGTTTGGAATTATGCAGTTTTACACAGATGGTTGGGGAACCTATGAGCGGCAGCTTGACCCAAGTCTTCATACCGTTGGCAAACAGAACACGCAGAAGATTGAGCGTAAGCATTTGACTTTACGCACGCGCTTGAAGCGATTAGCTCGCAAAACTATTTGCTTTTCTAAGTCCATTCTGATGCATGACATTGTGATTGGGCTATTTATTAACCGTTATGAGTTTGGTTTTGCTATCTAACCTAAAACAACAAGTCTAGAACACGACCGCAAGTCTCGCCACTGGCAACCGTTGCGGATTAGGTAAAAAATGGCATTACAGACTTCTCGCAGGTTCAGCGTTCGAGGTCGTCCACCGGGTTTAGCCGCAGGCAGATGGGGTGCCAGGAGTTTCCACTGGGCATTTGTGAGATCGCTACGGTAAGCTAGTCGTGTCATTTCTGGGGTCTTCAATCGACCCCTTTACTTTATCGGCTACCTTTTCAAACAGGTTCTAAAGCATTCCTTAAAGCTCAATAAGAATTTGCTCAAAAGTACAGGAATTTGCAAGACGTTGGAGAAACTGTTTTCTATCATTAGTTTATATAAGATTTTTCTTTATAAAGTCAGTGTATCGAGCCGCGAAGCAAAGCAAAATGTTGAAACGGCTCAGCGCAATGCCCCCACCACAGTTTTTGCACACCCAGTTTTTGATGTTCAAATTGGAGGTCATGATGAAGGTTCTCAACTTCAAGCATTCAATTCAGCTTGTTGTCCTGACGGCTCTCGTTACCCTGACATTGCCAACTCTAGACGCCACAGCAGTTGCCAGTGGCGGATTCTGCCGAGGCACACAGCCGAGTACTCCGGTGTGCGATCAGTAAACTCCCTGATTAGCCATGAATATGAAAATTCGCCAAGAAGTTGCTTCTGATGTTGAAACCATTAGATTTTTAATATCAGAAGCATTCCTCAATGCGCCCATACTAGCCACACTGAGCATGTAATTGTTGATGCGTTGCGGGATTCAGGAAACCTAACCATTTCTCTTGTTGCCGAAGTAAGTGGTCAAATTGTTGGACATGTAGCCATATCTCCGGTTTCCATTTCCGATGGCAGCCAAAATTGGTACGGTCTTGGCCCGATCGCTGTCATTCCTGAATATCAAGGCGGGGGCATTGGGTCGCAGCTTGTAGAACAGGCATTGGTTAGCCTGCGCGATCGAGGTGCATCTGGGTGTGTGTTGGTGGGCAACCCTGAGTACTATAGCCGTTTTGGTTTCAAGGCAGAGCCGAGTCTGGTTCTACCAAACATTCCACCTGAATACTTCCAGGTAATTTCATTTGGCACACGAATACCCAGTGGAATTGTCTCATATCATGAATCATTTAATGTGTAGTGACACGTCTGGCAATGTATAAATACTCACATCTTGCACCTTTTCTGGAATCTGCCCTCGAATCAATTCGGGGCTAAGAACGAAAGTCCGTTGAAACGGGATCAATTACGGCAGTTAGTTCATTTCAATCCTCGACAGTTCGGGAAATCTCGTTCGACTTGGACCTTGGACTTATTGGCCGAAGTGTGTTGGGAGCAGGGCATTACGACCAAACAAGTCAGTCGCACGATGATTGAGGAAGCTCTTCAAGCCATGAACATCACCTGGAGTCGAGCCAAAGCATGGATTGTGTCATCCGACCCCCAGTATGAGCTAAAAAAGCGCCAACGCAACCGCTTCGTGACTTTGAGTGAGCAGCACTCAGACTGAATCTTAGGATTTCTCGACGAGGTCTGGTGGAGTCGGTTGCATGACCCGATGATGCACAGTTGGGCAGAAGCAGGCCAAGCCACTCCTGATCAGGTAGTGGATAAAATTGCCAGTGTTGGTGGAAAGGAGATCGCGTACACGCAAATGTTGCCAAATAAGCATAAGTCGAACATCTGTTTGCTCAGCCTTGATCCGGGTTGAAACGCCTATCCGAAAACTTCCTCACTCTGGATTTGAGCGTTGTCCATTGGGGCTTTTCGGATAGGCTTTAAGGCGGCTCTGCCGCTTATATGGGAGGCGGAGCCTCCAGAATCCATTCCCACGCAGAGCATGGGAACGAGAACCGCCTCCAAACACACCCTGTCGAACCTGAGCAATCGCTCAAAGCTTTTCCAGGTAAAGAATCGAAGCATTGAATGAGAGATCTCCAACTTCTTCAAGAAGTTGGAGATCTGGGCAATCGTATTTGGCTTAATTCAGTGCCATTCAATTTTAGTGTCTGACAAAGGTTTCATCCTGATCTCTGGGGGAATGCCCTTCTGGATTCGACTGCTCCAACAACTGACGTTTATAGTCCTCAAGGATAGACCCAAGGTTGTGCCCTTCAAACTCTGAGGTCGGTTGTTCAGACATTCCCGCCGAGACAATGGTTTCATCGTCTTCTTCAATGGGGGATGGAACAACTCTGGCATGCATCTGATTCAGCATTCGCCGGCGTCCTTCAATCGCTGCCTGAAAGTCTGGTTTAAGTTGTACGGCTCGATCGTAGGATGCGATCGCATCCTCATAACGTTGTATCTGTTCCAGCAACCGTCCCCGGTCATACCATGCCCAGAAATTATCCGGTTGAATTTGAACAACTTTATAGTAAGAGGCAATGGCATCTTCAAAGCGATTTAGCTTTTCCAACAGATTGCCTCGCTTAAACCAGACCACATGGTCATCCGGCTGAATTTCGACTACCCGGTCATACGCTTCGATGGCGGGTTCATAGCAGTCCAGGTTTTCCAGGGCCATCCCGCGCATCAACCAGGGGATCGGGTCATTCGGGTTTTCCTGAATCGCGCGATCGCAGGATGCCACCGCCTCATCATAGTGCTGCAAATGATACAGCGTATCTACCCGGCTCAGTTGGCTCAACACTCGTTTACGGCTTTCCACCGCCAGTTGAAAATCTGGCTTCAGTTGCACTGCCCGGTCATAGGAAGCAATGGCTTCATCATACTGCTGAAGAGCTTCCAGCACTTTGCCCCGATCATGCCATACCCAGTAGTTGTCTGGTTGCAACTCCACTACCTGTTCATAGGACTGGAGTGCTTCTGAATAACGATGCAACTTTTCCAGCACTCCTCCCTGTTTGTACCAGGCAAGATAGTCCTCTGGATGGAGTTGCACTACCTGCTGAAAAGACTCCACCGCATCCTCATAGCGGTTCAGGTTTTCCAGGGCAATCCCCCGCTTAAACCATGCCAGGTAATCATCAGGTTTTGCCTGAATAACCCGGTCATAGGCAGAGATGGCTTCTTTGTAGCGCTGAAGCTGGAACAAATCATCCCCCCGTTCCAGCCATGCCAGGTGTCCATCAAAACTAACCACGGTTGGCTCTGATAACAGGAGGGTAGTGGGTGTGGTTTGGGTCAGCGATCGCAGTGCCTCCAATGCCTCTTTGGCAGAGGGATAGCGCTGGCGGAAATCATAGCGCACCATCGTGTCCAGAATATTGGCAAACTCTGGGCTGACCTGCACCTGGTCGCGCCAGATGATTTCACTGGTTTTGGGGTCTTCTTTCAACTTTTTGGGATAGACCCCCGTCAGACATTGAATCGCCAGCATTCCAACCGCATAAACATCGCTGGAAAACCGGGGTTTGCCTGCCAGTTGCTCGTTTGGCATATAGCCTGAAGAGCCAACGGCGATCGTGATACTTGCCTGCTCTGGAGACTCATAGGACTCAATCCCGATTTGCTTGACGGCTCCAAAATCAATCAGGATGATGCGGCGATCGCTCTTACGTCGAATCAGATTGGACGGTTTGATATCCCGGTGAACCACCTGCTGCTGATGCACAAACTCCAGCACCATCAATATGTCCTGGAGCAGATCAATCACTTCAGCTTCTGGAAATTGCTTACGTGACTTAATCTCCTGGCTCAGGACTTCTCCTTCCACAAACTCTTGCACCAGGTAGAAATCTCGATTGTCTTCAAAGTGGGCAAACAACCTGGGGATCTGGTCATGGTTGCCCAGGGCGTAGAGAACCTGCGCTTCGGTGTCAAACAGTCGCCTTGCCGTCTGCAACGCTTCCAGATTGCTCATTCTGGGCTTTAACTGCTTAACAACGCACTGAGGTTTACCCGGCAGGTGCAAATCCTCAGCCAGATAAGTCTGCCCAAAACCGCCGCCACCCAAGTGGCAGGTAATCTGGTAGCGCCCCCCAAGGATTTTACCCAGCATAGCGTATGGAATTTAAGTGGTAGAAACGGCGTTGCCCTGATCCAGGAGAACTACTGGATCCTTGGTACCAGTTTTGGCAGGGCAGAATCATCCGTAGCCATTCCAAGTTATTGGCGGGTTTCAAATGAATTTTCCTGGTTTACTCCGGGAATTTACTTAAAGATTCAGAATGGTTGGCTTACAGAGAAGTTCCATCCA is from Leptothermofonsia sichuanensis E412 and encodes:
- a CDS encoding SRPBCC domain-containing protein; protein product: MSKPTFLYVTYIATTIEQIWDAITSDSFTQQYLGEEQLQSDWQTGSPIEQVNSEGELEPKGEVLRSHPPYELCYTFQFFDHTQPSCVRFLLEPSGTQVKLTVVHG
- a CDS encoding IS1 family transposase (programmed frameshift) encodes the protein MVLEPIHCPVCDGIEVIKHGTTPDGKQRYFCQNSGCHRRTFILQYTYQGYLPEVKQQISDMAMNGSGIRDTARVLHISPTTVIEELKKDRQLKAVNELKLAELEPAQSIVKLCQWEDTEAEADEMWSFVQSKAQQRWLWHAIDHHSGKILAYVLATHQDEAFLQLKALLEPFGIMQFYTDGWGTYERQLDPSLHTVGKQNTQKIERKHLTLRTRLKRLARKTICFSKSILMHDIVIGLFINRYEFGFAI
- a CDS encoding GNAT family N-acetyltransferase, with translation MRDSGNLTISLVAEVSGQIVGHVAISPVSISDGSQNWYGLGPIAVIPEYQGGGIGSQLVEQALVSLRDRGASGCVLVGNPEYYSRFGFKAEPSLVLPNIPPEYFQVISFGTRIPSGIVSYHESFNV
- a CDS encoding tetratricopeptide repeat protein; protein product: MLGKILGGRYQITCHLGGGGFGQTYLAEDLHLPGKPQCVVKQLKPRMSNLEALQTARRLFDTEAQVLYALGNHDQIPRLFAHFEDNRDFYLVQEFVEGEVLSQEIKSRKQFPEAEVIDLLQDILMVLEFVHQQQVVHRDIKPSNLIRRKSDRRIILIDFGAVKQIGIESYESPEQASITIAVGSSGYMPNEQLAGKPRFSSDVYAVGMLAIQCLTGVYPKKLKEDPKTSEIIWRDQVQVSPEFANILDTMVRYDFRQRYPSAKEALEALRSLTQTTPTTLLLSEPTVVSFDGHLAWLERGDDLFQLQRYKEAISAYDRVIQAKPDDYLAWFKRGIALENLNRYEDAVESFQQVVQLHPEDYLAWYKQGGVLEKLHRYSEALQSYEQVVELQPDNYWVWHDRGKVLEALQQYDEAIASYDRAVQLKPDFQLAVESRKRVLSQLSRVDTLYHLQHYDEAVASCDRAIQENPNDPIPWLMRGMALENLDCYEPAIEAYDRVVEIQPDDHVVWFKRGNLLEKLNRFEDAIASYYKVVQIQPDNFWAWYDRGRLLEQIQRYEDAIASYDRAVQLKPDFQAAIEGRRRMLNQMHARVVPSPIEEDDETIVSAGMSEQPTSEFEGHNLGSILEDYKRQLLEQSNPEGHSPRDQDETFVRH